The segment TTACTTATATAGCCGGCAGCCATGGCGAGACCGCCGTGGTCAAGGTAGGCGCAATGAATGTGAGCAGTATCCGCTACACCGATGAGGCGGCCAGAGAATGGCAGCGCGGCGACGACCTGGCATATTTCGAATTCGGTTCCACGGTAGTCCTGCTGATGGAGAGCGGCACCTTCACCCCGCGCCCCGGGCTTGCCCCGGACACGAAGGTGAAGATGGGCGAGCTGCTGGGAGAGATGCGGCGGCCGGTGTAACACAGTCTATTCAAAAAGGACTTCAGGCAGAAACAGCCTGAAGTCCTTTTAATATGCAGATATTATTCCTCTTCCAGAGCCCTATTCAACACAGAGTCGCTTCCCCTAGTATAATCCTCCATAGTGAATGCCACAGGGATATCCGGTAACAATGCATCGGCCGATCTATTTAATAAATGAAATTCTTTAGTACTGTAGCTGATAATGTGTCCTGTATCCGGTAATGTCAATGGCAGTGTTTCGCCTGCACTGTTAGGATTGCTCTTGGTAGGTTCCCCGATAAGAACAGCATCAAGAGACTCCTTTAAGGAAAGTGCGTTGGTAATGGCTGAAGAAGCGGTATTCCTTCCAATCAGAACATATACATTCTTATGAAGCCGGCCAATGGAAGTCAATTCCTCAATCAAGGGATCGAAAATTCGAGAATCGCCTCCCGGATTGGCCCTTAAATCAATGATCAACTTCCCTGCGGATTCATTACGAATTGACCTCACTATATCATCTTGAAAGGTTTGAAAGCTGTATTCTGTATCCTCGGCACAAAAATTATACGCAATATACAGAGCCTTTTGTGCAGCCAGATACTCCATCCCGTAATTGGAGCCTCTGAATTTATCGTAAAAGGGATTTCCGGCATGGGGAACTTGAAGTTCGGCCATATATTTTTGGGGAGACACAGGTTGAATGGAAAACTTAATTTCCTGTGACGCTTTATTTTGAAAGGTCAATTCCATTTGCTGTTTATCCTTAACAATATCCAGACCATGCAAGATGGATGGATAGAGCATGTACGTTGGCACCTTGGATTGCAAGCCCTGTATATTTTCATGCGAAATAATTTTCTCCAGCTTCTGAATGATTTCAGATACCTGCGTATCATTAATTTTAATTAATTTCATAAAAAAAGTATTTGTGTACCCTGGAGCAGCACCGGTGACAAATAAATTCCCCTGTTCAAAATAAAAATTAAACGGCAGCACATCTTCATTCTTAAGCTGTAACGCAGTATGTAACTGGCCGATGGAGGCGATTGCTCCGGAAAGATCTGCGAAGATTTGATCATCATTATCGTATTTCGGCAGATTGGAGATAATTTGATCTATCGCGTGCTTAAACTCCTCGGATCTTGCTGGATTTGTAATCAAACCGATATCTTTGTTTGGCATTTCCGACTTTACGTACTCCAAATCTGACTTCCACGTTGAAATATGTTGTTGTTGATTACAGGATACAGTGAACAGGACTAATAGAGAACAAAGTATGTGGAGAAGCTTTTTCATGGTAATTAAGCATTCCTTTATAAGTTTATAAATTACAGTTAGACAGAACTCATTAAATTATTTCGGGACGATAAATCAAAAACTTTCCCTTTTCTCATCTCCAAAATTCTATCATTACATTTAATGATACTACGCTTATGAGTGGTGTATAAAATTGTAGATTCTTCACACTCTCTTCGGAAATTATCCCAAACATATTTTTCCGTTTCTTCATCCAATCCAGAGGTCGGCTCATCAAGAATAATAAGCTCAGGCTTTAAAAGCATAATCCTTGCCAGCTCAATTCTTTGCTTTTCCCCCTTAGATAATGTGTTATGATCTATCATAGCTGAAAGTTCTTGGGTCTGAGTAAATAAATATTCAAGTTTCACCATTACCAGCACATTCTTTATTTTTTCTTTAGTTAGCTGCTCTTTGTTCAAACCATAGGTCATATTTTCCCAAAAGGTTCCCCTAAAAATACTACTCTCATCTAACATAAAACTAATCGCCGGCTTTCCGTTGGTTTGCATATCATTTACAGAGACAGTTCCTTGATATCCGTATAGCCCAGCGATAAGTTTGCATAATGTCGATTTGCCTGATCCGCTTTCTCCAGTAACTGCAACTTTTTCTTTTGAAAAGATGATTAAATTAACATTTTCAATCAATTTCTTTCCGTTTACATTACAGTTTACATTTTCACATATTAGCTTAACATTAGGATCAATAATCACCTTTTTTTCATGCTCTGCTTCGAATTTCACAATATCATATACTCTTTCGTGAGAGGACAATAAATTTTTATAGAAATGAATCCAATTGGAGAAAAATTGAGCTGGGGAATTTAGTCCTTGAGCGAGTTGATTAAATGCAATGAGTATTCCAATTGATAGCTGGCCTTTAGCAACCAGATAGGCGCCTATGGACAATACAAGCATTTGTCTAGATCCTGAAATCATTCCTGATATCCCTGAAAGTATAGATTGGCTTATAATTAGCACTTTTTTATTTATAAAAGATATTGATAAAACTTTAGAGAAACGTTCCAACTCTTGCTGATTTAATCTATTCAATCTTATGTATATATATCTATTAATGATTTGCTTATAACTTTCGAATAAGTTTGAATCAGAAGTTTTAACCTGATCCACTTTATTTTTAAGTTTATTTGATGAAAGGAAGTTATACATATAATCGACCAACATCATTATTATTACACATAAGCTAAGTATCTTGCTGCTATGAAACATCAAAATCAAAATTCCAATTAGAAGTACTAATTGTGTTATTGTTTTAATAATAATCTCAAAGGAAAGCTCACAAACATTTTGGATGTCATTATTCCCCCTATATATAATGTCCCCTTCAGAATAGTTAGAAATGCTGTTAAAATCTTTAGCCAAGTAAGATTCTAAATACTTTTTTCTAAATGTTAGGCTTGAGGCATTCAATACTTTTACATAAAAAGAAGTGTTAATGACATTTAATAATCCGCTTATTAAAAAAAAGGTTATTAAAAGCACTAAAATAATCACCAACAATTTGAAATCAAATTCTTTGATTACTTTATCAAAAATAATCTGGGTTAAATAGGCTGGAATAAGAGAAAAATAAGAAGAAAATATGTTAAGCAGTATTATAAAGATAATAGAACAGATCATTTTTTTGGATTTTGTTAAAGTCAGAAAATATTTAATCGGTTTTTTTTCCATTTAACCTCACCCTACTTTACACGTTCGAATTGTTGCCACAACCCGAACGTGCAAAGACATAGTAGCATATTCTTTAAATATTAGTTCTACAAATTAATAAATTTCCTTCTGAATAATTAGAAAATTTTAATCCAACACTTGTCGCAATAGGACCCACAAGGAGAATTGGTATTGCAAACCTCAACTTTGTTACAGAAAGTATATTTCGTGCAGTCTCCACCAACTCCACCTGAACCCCACTCATGACCATTTGGTGTAACTATGTAATCCATTTAATCTCCTCCTTAAATTTTAATTAAAAGATGTTGATCCAACATTTGTCACAAAAAGTTCCACAAGGAGAATTAGTTTTACAAACTTCGATTTTGTTACAGAAAGTATAATTTCCACAGTCCCCCCCAACTCCACCTGAACCCCATTCATGACCGTTTGGTGTAACTATATAATCCATCTTTTCACCTCCCTTTTATAAAAGTATTTATAGTTAAGACTCAAAGTCTCGACTATCAAAAATTCCATTCAGTGATAAAAAATTCTTTTTATTCTGCATCATTCTCAACTTCCTTGTTCTTGTAACTCGGAGGATGATTTTAATTTATAGAATCTTAACAAACGCTCTACGATATTGTACTTTAATTGATTGCATTCAAAGT is part of the Paenibacillus sp. FSL M7-0420 genome and harbors:
- a CDS encoding ATP-binding cassette domain-containing protein, which gives rise to MEKKPIKYFLTLTKSKKMICSIIFIILLNIFSSYFSLIPAYLTQIIFDKVIKEFDFKLLVIILVLLITFFLISGLLNVINTSFYVKVLNASSLTFRKKYLESYLAKDFNSISNYSEGDIIYRGNNDIQNVCELSFEIIIKTITQLVLLIGILILMFHSSKILSLCVIIMMLVDYMYNFLSSNKLKNKVDQVKTSDSNLFESYKQIINRYIYIRLNRLNQQELERFSKVLSISFINKKVLIISQSILSGISGMISGSRQMLVLSIGAYLVAKGQLSIGILIAFNQLAQGLNSPAQFFSNWIHFYKNLLSSHERVYDIVKFEAEHEKKVIIDPNVKLICENVNCNVNGKKLIENVNLIIFSKEKVAVTGESGSGKSTLCKLIAGLYGYQGTVSVNDMQTNGKPAISFMLDESSIFRGTFWENMTYGLNKEQLTKEKIKNVLVMVKLEYLFTQTQELSAMIDHNTLSKGEKQRIELARIMLLKPELIILDEPTSGLDEETEKYVWDNFRRECEESTILYTTHKRSIIKCNDRILEMRKGKVFDLSSRNNLMSSV